TGCAAACATGTTCGGCGGCGTGACGGGCGAGTTTGCCGGGGGTGAGAATCGCGCCGAGGATTTCACTGCCGATGATTTCGCGGGCGGCAGCCTGGATTTCCGGGCTGACCGTGTACAACTTCACCTGGCGCTTGGGCTTGCCGGCCTTTTTCACGAGTTCGTTAATACCGGCGACAATCTTCTGGGCATGGGAATGGGCGAATTCGACCGCCTTCATCATGTCCGCTTCGGAAATTTCCTGGCCAGCGCCCTCGATCATGACGAGGTCTTTTTCATTGCCGACGTAGACGAGGTCGAGATCGCTGTCCTTGCGCTGTTCATGCGTCGGATTGACGATGAGTTCACCGCCGACGCGAGCGACGCGGACCGCGGCGATGGGGCCGTGCCACGGAATATCGGAAACGGCCAACGCTGCCGACGCGCCATTGATGGCGAGCATGTCGGGATCATTCACGACATCCGCGCTGAGCAGGATGGCCATGATTTGCGTGTCGTTATAAAAGCCTTCGGGGAACAACGGGCGGCATGGACGGTCGATCATGCGGGCGGTGAGGATTTCCTTCTCGGTCGGGCGTCCTTCGCGCTTGAAGTAGCCGCCGGGGAATTTGCCTGCCGCCGCCGCTTTTTCGCGGTAATCGACGGTGAGCGGGAAGAAATCGAGTTCGTCGCGTGTGGAATTGCTGGCGACGGCGGTGACGATCAGGACGGTTTCGCCGTAGGTGACGACGGCGGCGCCGTCGGCCTGTTTGGCGAGTTTGCCGGTTTCAATGATGAGCTCTTTGTCCCCGACGGGGACGCGTACGGTATGGTGCATGCTTGGGCTTCGAACGCCCGGCAAGTGTCAGATTAATGGAATGATGTCCGCCCGCGCCTCGCGGTGTAAGCGGGCATCAATCCATCAATCCTCCAACGCCTGCCGAGCCAATCGCCTTTCTACTTTCTGAGGTTGAGTTTCTTGATAAGTTCGGAGTAGCGCTTCGTATCGGTCGAGCCCAAATAATCGAGCAACCGCCGCCGCTGTCCTACCATCTTTAGCAGACCACGTCGCGAACTGTGGTCCTTCTTGTGCATCTTCAAATGTTCTGTCAACTCGTTGATGCGCGAGGTCAACAGGGCGACCTGCACGTCCGCCGAGCCCGTGTCTTTCGGGTGAAGCTGAAATTGTTTGGTGACTTCCGACTTTTTTGCTATGGCAATCGTTTCCACTTGGTATTACGCCTTTCTCATTTGAACTCCGTCAGTTTAACGACGCCGGGGAGGAGTGTAAAGCTCGTTTTTTGGGATACGCGCCAGCGACTATTTTACTCGCGATTGGACGTCGCTTCGATATTAACGCTGGCATCAATCATTTGCGTGAGGGCCTGAATCCCTCGAGTTTGGGAAATGACCGCACTCGGTGACGGCGCGGACCCCTCCTGAGAATAGCGCTGATAGAAATCTTGATAATACTGGTAGCGTTTCTGCAGAGGAGACTGCGGATGTTGTTTCTCATGTTGTTCCAAGACGGCTTTCGCGGCGGCCAAGGGATAAACGGAGTCGTGAGGCGGCGCCTGCAATTTACCGGCAGCAACCAAGGCTTCCGCAAGGGCGCGGAGGTTGACGATTTCGGACAGATCGGGCCGCTCGTGATGAAGCTGCGGGTCGAGCCGCAGGATGTTCAAGGAGGCCGCGTCACAGTCGGCGTGGGTAAGGTAAACATGGCTGCGCAGCTCTTCGATACGTTTCCAAGCATTGATGTAATCGGGATCGAGAGCCACCGCTTTGCGATAAGAAGCGAGTGCTTCCGGATAGCGACCCTGTTCTTCGCGCAAGTAGCCCAGCAGGTAATGGATTTGCGGCTTGGTGGGTTGTTGGGTGACCAATTTAACGAAAACCTTTTCCGCTATGCCTTGGGCACGTTGGCCCTCAAAAATGCGCTCGCAACCGAAGCAGTGGCTTTCCATGCGCCCAAAACTGGTAGGCATCAGTTCGTAAGCACGACGGTAGTGCTCCTCGGCAGCATCGTTTTGCCCAAGGTCGGCCAGTCGCAGGGCGGTACGCGACTGCACGCAATAGGCGTCCGCAAAATGGGTGAGGGCATCCTCATACATCGCCACCGCGCGCTTGAGGAGACCGGCCTCGTAATAATCATCGGCCTGTTCGGACAGGCGGATGGTCTTGACGGCCTCGCGGTAGGTGGTGGCTTGGGCCTTGTCACCGCGAGCCTCAAGGATATCGGCGAGTATGGCGTAAACCCGCATGCGGTCGCCATGGGGTTCGTCGCCATCGGACGGATCAATGGCGATGGCCTGGCGGGCGGTCCGCTCGGCTTCTTCCAATTTGGCGGCACGCCGCAACAATTCCGCCTTCCAGATCAACGGCCGTTCTTCAAGTTGGTCGCGATGAAACAGTTCGTCGAGGCGGGGGATGAGGTTATCATCCCCAAGCGTAATGAGTAACTGATAAGCCGGGTCGTGGCCTCCCGACCTATCGAGGTAGGCGTCCAGGATCGCTCGGGCGTCGGCCTTATGGTCCGTGGTCGCCAGCGCAGAGGCTGCGACCACCGCCAGCGGTTCTTCATGTCGGTATGTCATCATGAGCAGTCCTGCCAGATCTTTCCGTCCCCACCAAGGAGCTTCATTCAGCAGAATCAACACATCCGCATCACGCCCCGCCTTGTGGTAGACGCCCGCCAACTCACCGAGGATCGAGCTCGCCTCGGTTGTGAATTCGCCGAACATCATCTCTCCCCGGGCGGCCTGCCGGGCTTCGTCATGCTTGACGGCATCGCGCAAGGCTGAGAGCAAAACGGCCTCGGCATCCGGGCCGCGATTGAGATCCAGCAGTGTCGCTGCGAGGCGGCTGCTATCATAGATGCTTGGGCTGTTGACCGAGCTGGTGGCGGAATGCTGGCGCAATGCCAGCAATCCCTCTTCCACCCAGTCGTCGCGCTTGAGCAGGCGACCGAGTTTGGCGAGTCTTGTCGCGGCGTCGTTCTCCGTGCCGCGCTTTAGCTCCGCGAACGCCTTCGAGAGAGTTTCGGGACTTATGCCCGGCGTACTGGCGATGCCCTGGCTCTGTAACATCTGCAACATGGCGGCAGCCTCGGATCCCTTCGATTGGGGAGGTGCTGTGAGAAGCTTGCGGAGTTCCGCGACGCCTTCGTCGACACGATCTGCGGCCAACAGAGCATTGGCAAGATGCTTGCGAATGGTAAGCCGTTGCGACGGGGTTAAGTTGGGACGGTCGGCAGCCGTGCGTGTCAGGGCTAGCATCTCCTCTGTTTCACCAACACGAGCGGCGAGATTGATGTAATTGTCCCAAAACGGCAGTTCCGGGCGGTCGGTCAGCGCTTCGTGGAGAAAATCGTAGAGCTGGCGCGTGTGGCCCGCGCGGTCCAGGGCCTCGATTGCTTCGCTTGGAAGACTGACTTCTGACTGGTAGCGAGCAGTGACTGTCAGATCGAGTTTTTTCAGCAGGGCAGCGGCATCCTTGGATTTGCCGCCGGCAATGAGGCCGAGCAGGTAGAACATCTGTGCGTTACGCCGACTTTCATCCCGCGTGTTTTGCAATATGGCATGGGAGGAGAGTTGGCGAAGACGGGCGGCAATATCGGACGAGTCGCTATTGGTCGCCACAACGGATTCCTTGGGCTCCGCGAATTTTTTCTCCAAAGCCTCGTATAAAGGCCCCGCATCCAACGAGCAGACCAGCGGCCATTGAGCGAGCTTAAGTTGGTCAATCATTTCAAGCGCCAATCGTTGAGTGAGCGCACGGGTATCGTCGCCGACGCCGATGCTCAATTGCACGGGCGCCACCAAGGCTCGACGGATCAATTTTTCCGCGCGTTCTTTTCCGACGAGCGTGACGAGGTCGGGAACTTCCAGAGTTGGCGTGTACCTTTCCGCTTCTATGTCGGAATCGGCGGACTGCAAGGCTTGCGCGGTAGCCTCGCGACTCATCTGGTCAATCTGCCTCTCGAAGCTTTTGACGAGTCGGTCCGGGTCATCGGAAGCGTTGTCGAGCGTCTCGGCGAAACTGGGGATTTGGTAGCTCAATTGCGCCAGGGAAGCATCTTTGCTTTTCGTGAGAATGGATTCAAAGGCCGTTAGGTCGTCGCGCTGGGCCTTCTGATTATTTGTCAACATGTGAACGAGAAGGCGCAGACACAACTCACGAACGGCCATGGCGCCCTTTCCCTGGGGGCGCGATTCAACCGCAGTGGCCAGCGCATTCCAAGCGTTGGGCGACGGCAGGGTGGCGACGACGGCTTGAAATTGCAGCGGCTGCATAATGACTTCGCTATCGGTGGGGTCGATCGGTTTGGAGGCCAGTACGAAGTAACGGTCGACCAACGACAACCAGTGTTCCGCAGCATCCTGGGGAGCAACGTCGGGAGATGCCGTATGGGCTGACTTGAGATCGGCAAGAAGCCTATCGCGTTCACTGGTGGGAGTATTAGTTGGCGAACCCGTGGTCTTGTTAGAAACCTCCTTGAGAACGGCGGCAGCACCCTGAAAGTCAACCGCCTTCGCTGTCACAGCAAGGATCGAAATCATGAAGCAGATGCGGATCGAGAACATGTGCCACCTCCGGAGGATAATTGTAAAGAAGCCAGCGAGCTGTTGACATAAAGAGGTCAGTCCGATTTTCATAATGAGTCGAGTGCGCGGCACGTTCGCCGCAACATCTTGTCCCGCTCCAATTGCATGCCGGTCTGGTAGATGCCCATAGCTCATGCCGACGCGTGTTGGCAAGATGAATTGTTTTGCGGGTCAGGCTGTGTACACCCCCGGTTTTGCGATGGAGCAACCGTAGGGAAAGGTGTTATCGCGGTTCCATTTACGGCGGGGTGTGCTGGCGTGATGGTCCACGTGAGGATTTCAACAGAACAACATTTGCTAACGTATTTTAGGGCAAGATGTTACGGACGTGCAGTTGGAATGCAACGTGCTGTTCTTACACTGACGACACAGCCCAACAAACATTTTGGAAGGAAAGAATGCAAACGACAGCGAATTCCAATTACACCGTTCTGGTTGTTGACGACGACGTCGCTCTTGGCGACGTGTGGCGGGATGCATTGTCAGGCGCAGGCTTCAACGTTCTCACTTCCAGCAGTGGACCGAAGGGCCTGGATACGATTCGACATGTGGGCAAAGTCGATGTGGTCCTGCTCGACTACAATATGCCGTGGCTCGATGGTTCCCAGACGTTGGAGCATTTGAAAGATCAGTTTCCACATGTCAAAACGATCGGTGTCACCGGGGTCGACGCTTCACGGATTCCAGACACCTTCCGCAAAGGGGTAGAGCAACTGTTGCTTAAGCCGATCAAGATTAGCGATCTGGTGGGCTCGATTCACTCCGTGCTCGGCGTAGCGGTCGGATCTAAAACGGCCAAACGCGGGACGACATATTGGATACGGTTCGGCTTGTGGTACGCGTTATATGTTGGCTGCTGTTATGGGATCCTCAGGTGGATCTACCAAATTGCGAACGAGACGATGCTTGCGCATTGATGTGAAGGAGCGGTCGAGTCGTTGCGATTGCTGAATCTTCAACATCGCCCTTTTCGCCACTTCTTCCGCAATTCTACCTTCAACAGCCCAATGTTTGTGCCTCCGTTAGAAAAGCTCCCAAAGCTTCCAAACCTTCCAAAGCCCACTCACGTGATTCTGGATGTCGCGGTAGGATGATCGGATGGATTGTGAATTGAGTATTATGGCAAACGGCTGGACCGCCACTGTCAAAGCTTCCGCCTACACGAAACCGTTTCGGTGGACAAGTCGGCGCGACACGCAGGGAGCCCCCTATACGTTTCTGCGAAACGAACCCATTTTTTTGGAGCACAGTTTCTGACCGAAGTGGAAGGAGGGCAGCGAGTTGGGTAGAAGAAAAGTGGATTTTTGAAATGGGTTCGTTTTGGAAAACGAACCCAAATTGAGGGGGTAAATGAGCCTCACTACGGTACACTTTCAACGATTTCGGAAGCTTTCTGCCCGCGCCAGTGCCCTGTACACGCATCATTTGACAATCGCGAGGTCGGGCGGTAGCATCCCGGGGCAGAGTCGCGAAGAAATGGTTGGGGACGTAGCTCAGCTGGTAGAGCGCCGCAATGGCATTGCGGAGGCCACGGGTTCAACTCCCGTCGTCTCCACCAACCCGCTTTTTGTCGGTTTGCGGCAGGTCTCCAAAAGCCTTGCTTTTTTTTCTAATTCCACTACATTGACGCGCCTTCTGAGGCGTAAGTGCTCTCCTCGGACGTAAAGACATGAACAGCAACATTCGGAATATCGGTATTATTGCGCACGTTGACCACGGCAAGACGACGCTGGTGGACAAGCTGTTGCGCGAGGGTGGGGTGTATCGCGCCAACCAGGCCATGGAAGAGCGCGCGATGGATTCGATGGACCTTGAGAAAGAGAAGGGCATCACCATCAGGGCCAAGAACGCCTCCGTTCATTGGGGCGGGCATACCATTAATATCGTGGACACGCCCGGCCACGCGGATTTCGGCGGGGAAGTGGAACGCATTCTCGGCATGGTGGACGGCGTGTTGCTGCTGGTGGACGCGTTTGATGGTCCCCAGGCGCAGACGCGGTTTGTATTGAAGAAGGCGTTGAGCCACGGCTTGAAGGTCATCGTGGTCATCAACAAGATCGATCGCGAACACGCCGACCCGCACAAGATGCACGACAAGGTGCTGGAGCTTTTGCTGGAGTTAAACGCCACCGAAGAACAATTCAATGCGCCGTTCATTTACGCCAGCGCCCGCGACGGGTACGCCGTACTGAAGATTGGCGATCCGATCACCAATGGCATGACGCCGTTGTTTGAAACCATTTTGAAACATATCCCGGCCCCGACAGCCGATATCAAGGCACCGTTCCAGATGCTCATCAGCAATCTCGATTGGAGCGATTACGTGGGCCGTATTGCCATTGGCAAGATCACCGGTGGTACCGTCAAGGTCGGCGATTCCATCGTGTGCATTCACAAGGACGGCAAACGCGAACGCGCCGCCGTAACGAAGGTCTGGGAATTCAGCGGCCTCAAGTCCGGCGAGATCGTCAACGGCGAGGCAGGCAATATCGTCGGCATCTCGGGTTTCGAGGAACTCGCGATCGGCGAAACGCTGTGCGATAGCGAGGAACGCGAGCCGGTGCCGTGGACCGAACTCGATCCGCCGACGATCCAAATGCAATTTGCCGTCAATGATGGCCCCCTCGCGGGCAAGGACGGAAAATTCGTCACCGCCCGCCATATTCGCGAGCGTCTCTACAAGGAGATCCGCACGAACATTTCGTTGATCGTTCGAGACACCGAGGCGGCGTACATTTTTCTGGTCAGCGCCCGTGGCGAAATGCAGATCGCGGTGCTCGTCGAGCAAATGCGCCGTGAAGGGTATGAAGTGCTCGTCTCGCGTCCCGAAGTAATTCTAAAGAAAGATTCCTCGGGCCGCACGCTCGAACCGTTCGAGACCTTGTGGGCGGAAGTGCCGGCTGAGTGTCTCGGCGACGTGATGCAAAACCTGGCCGGCCGCAAGGCGCAGATCACGAACATGCAGCACCATGCGCACGGCGTGAGCCTGGAGTGCACCATCCCGACGCGCGGTCTCATCGGTTTGGAGACAGACCTGACCAATCTCACCAATGGCCGCGGCGTGATCAGCCATATGTTCAAGAGTTACGAACCTTTCAGCGGCGAGATCACCACGCGACTCACCGGCACGCTGGTTTCAATGGAAACCGGCATCGCCACGGCCTGGGCGCTCAATAACATCCAGGAGCGTGGTCGTCTCTTCGTCGGACCGCAGGAAGAGGTTTACGCCGGTATGATCATCGGGGAGAACCCCCGTGCAGAAGACATGCCCGTCAATCCGACCAAGACCAAGCATTTGACGAACATGCGCAGCCAGGGTGACGGCAAAGGGATTCAATTGGAACCCGCGCTGAAGATGAGCCTCGAACGTGCGATCGAGTACATCGCCGCTGACGAATACGTTGAAGCCACGCCGAAGAATCTTCGTTTGCGCAAGAAGATCCTGAACGCAACGCAACGCAAACGCTCCGCGCAATCGCAGTCCGCCGAAGCGCTGGCGTAAGCAGGCGCGGTTGGCGTTGTGTGAATCGACGCGCAAACAAAGGACCAGCCAGGTGCCAAGGCCACAATTTCAAAGCGTTGGAGCCGTTCAAAAGTTCACCCGCCGCGGTAACACGCTCGATTTTCACTGCCAGCGCGGGCGCGTTAGCGTTGCCATTCTTTCCGACAGTATCGTCCGTGTGCGAGCTACTCAGGCAAACAACTTCGATCCCGACTTCTCGTACGCGGTGGCGAAGACAAAATGGCCGAAGGTGAAGGCGGCGATTCGTGGTGGCAAGGCGGTCACCATTCGCACGAAGAAACTGCTGGTGACCATCAGCAAGGCGCCGTTTCGGATCGAGTTCGCCAAGCCCGACGGCACGCCGTTGAACGGCGATGAGCGGGCCCATGGGATGGGGTGGGAGGGGACGAAGGGCCGCAGTCATCGGCAGCTCGCGGCGGACGAGATGTTCTTCGGTTGTGGCGAGAAGACCAGCCCGCTCAACAAGCGCGGATCGAAGACGACGTTCTGGAACAAGGACGATCCGGATCACACCTACCTGAACGAAGCCATTTACGTTTCGATTCCCTTTTTGATCTCCACGCGGCCGGGCGCGCATTACGGAATCTTTTGGGACAACACGCATCGGACGCATTTCAACCTCGGGCAGGTTGAGGACGAGAAGCATTACATCCTCGAATCTGACGCTGGGGAGATTGATTACTATTTTTTTGCCGGCGACTCGGTGCGCGAGGTGGTGCGGGGTTATGCAGAATTGACAGGCCGGATGTGGATGCCGCCACGCTGGGCGCTGGGCTTTCAGCAGTGCCGTTGGAGTTATATGAGCGCGGCGGAGATCATGGATGTGGCCAGGGATTTCCGTAAACGCAAGATCCCCTGCGACGTGATCTACTGCGACATCGATTACATGGACGGCTACCGGGTCTTCACGTGGAACCCCCAGACATTCCCCAAACCGCGCAAGATGATTCAGGACCTTGCCAGGATGGGCTTCAAGCTCGTCACGATCATCGATCCCGGCGTGAAGAACGACAATAAATACGCTGTGTGTCGCGACGGGCGGGAGAAGGGGATGTTCTTGAAGAAGCCGGAGGGTGGATGGTTTACGGGCAATGTCTGGCCCGGTGAATGTGTTTTCCCGGATTTTACCAATCCACGTGTGCGGCAATGGTGGGGGCCGTGGCACAAAGAGTTGTTGGACGTTGGCGTGGCGGGGATCTGGAATGACATGAACGAGCCGGCAGTGTGGAACCATCCCGGTGGCACCATGCCGCTCGATATCCCGCATGATTACGACGGCCAGCCGACTACGCACGAGCGCGCCCACAATGTGTACGGTTTCAATATGGCGCGCGCCTGTCATGAAGCCTTGCGCGGGCTGCGACCGAACCAGCGGCCGTTCCTAATTACCCGCTCGGCTTATGCCGGTATTCAGCGGTACTCGATGGTCTGGACTGGCGACAACCAAAGCTTGTGGGAGCAGTTGGCGGTCAGCATTCCCGAGTGCCTCAACCTCAGCCTTTCCGGCGTCCCGTTCTGCGGTCCCGATGTCGGCGGGTTCGGTGGCGATTGCACGGGAGAACTACTCGCGCGCTGGACGCAGGCCGGCGCGTTCTTTCCATTCTTCCGCAACCACACCGCGTTACATACCCGACGACAGGAACCGTGGGCGTTCGGCAGGAAAGTGGAGGATGTCTGCCGTCGCTACATCAGCTTGCGCTACCAGCTCTTGCCCTATTTCTATAATCTGTTCCATGAAGCGGCGGTAAACGCCGCGCCGATCATGCGCCCGTTGTTTTGGGAGTTTCCCGACGATCCACACGGCTTCGCGGTGGATGACCAATTTCTTTTGGGTGCATCATTACTTGTCGCGCCCATTATCAAGCCGGGAGCCCGTCAGCGTGCGGTCTATTTGCCGGACGGCAGCGACTGGTACGATTATTGGACGAAACAGAAACACGGCGGTGGCCAGCATGTTACTGCGCCCGCGCCATTCGACACGCTACCGCTTTTCGTGCGCGCGGGCTCGATAATACCGATGACCAAACCGATGGAATTCATCGGCCGGAAATCGATCGGTGAGATCATCCTCGATGTTTATCCCGGTAAGAAGACAGTCGGTTGTCTTTACGAAGATGATGGCGAAAGTTTTGACTACGAGCGGGGCGCGTATTCTCTGACGCATTTCTCGTGGGCGGATGGCAGGTTGAAGGTTGATAAAAACAAGACCGGCTACAAATCAGCCGCGAAGAAGTATCGGGTGCGAGTTAGCGGCGCCTGATCTGTCTATCGTCGTGAGACAAACGGGCTACCCTTGATGTAGAAACGCAGGTGTCTCTTCGCCCAATGTCTTGCATAATCCACGCCGATCCGCGGTCGTTTGACAATCGCGAAGGGGTTGGTCCTGGGTGGCGCGGCGATGTAGAAATCGTCGCTTAATAGATCGTGCCCGGTGAGACGTTTATCAATGCGTAGCGCGTTGCACAGCAAACCGGGACCCTGGGTGGGTCCTTTGACATTCTTCACCGGCTCGACCGCCCTCAATAACACGGCTGAAGCGTGGCCTTCGCGTTCGGTAACCACGTTCATGCAACAGTACATCCCATAAATCAGATAAACATACGCGTGGCCAGGAGGTCCGAACATTACTTTGGTCCGCGGGGTCAGCCCACGGGCAGAGTGCGCCGCCAGATCATGCGGTCCAAGATAGGCCTCAACCTCGACGATCTTGCCGATGCGCTCCATGTGGCGAGATTTATGGATGAGATATTTCCCAAGCAATTCCTTCGCAACCACAATCGTGTCCCGGTCGTAAAAGGAGCGCGGCAACTTTCGCATTGCGGCACGGCAGAGAGCGGTCATCCTATTTCCGCCGCATCAAGATCGACCAGCCAAGTGGGCGGAAATCGCTCTCGTTGGTGGCGAAGCGGAACTCTCGCAATTCGAGGATGTCAAACAGCGGCCCGAGTTCAGAGCGGATGTCCTGTTCGCTGACCACCGGAGGACCCGGGTCTGATTCCTCCTTGGCATTTCCGGCAAGGCTTAGAAACCAACTACCGTTGTGCGTTGCCTGCTTTAGGAATTCCTGAAATGCCTTCAGGTCTTCCGTCCGCAGGCAGTGATACACGCCCCGGTCAAAAAGAATGTCATACGGCCCACCGAGATTGTCCCGCAAGACGTCTGCTACGCGAAAGTCCACGTCCACGCCGGCCTTGCGCGCTTTATCGCGCGCAGTCTGAATGGCTTGGTCGACGATGTCCACTGCCGTGACATGGAATCCGCGTCGGGCCAGTTCGATGGCGTTCGTCCCCGTGCCGCAACCAATCTCCAGAACTGAACGTCCCGACAGCTTTCCGTCATGCAAGACGCGGAGCAATTCCTCGCTTGGCGCTCCCGAATCCCATGGCGTCTTCCCGCTCGCGTATCTTTCAGCGAAATCAGGTTTCTCGTGCATGTTGGTTCCCGCAAAAAGCAGCCAGCGAACACCCGGGTCACTTCTTCTCAGCCTGCTTCACAAACTCGGCGTTGATTTGGATCGTGACATCCTCGCCGACCATGACTCCACCGGCTTCAATGACTTTATTCCATGTCAGGCCATAGTCCTTGCGATTGAGCTTCCCAGTCACTTCGAAGCCCATGATGGTGCCGCCCATCGGGCCCTTGACCGGACCTTTGAGCGTGAAGGGGAGGGAAACATCCTTCGTCACGCCGTGCATCGTAAACTTGCCAACCAGGACCTGGCCATTGCCATCCTTCTTGACCTCCGTACTCTCGAAGGTGATCGTCGGGAACTTTTCGGCGTCAAAGAAATCAGGGCTGCGCAAATGGTTGTCGCGCTTCTCGATGTCGGTGTCGATGCTCTTGGCCTGGATCGTCCCGCTGGCTGCCTTCAGCACGTTGCTGTTATCCGGGTCGACCGTGATTGTGCCCTCAAACTGGCGAAAGCGTCCGTGCACGGTGTTGACGACCATGTGGTCAATGGAGAAGTTGATGGAACTATGCATGGGATCGGCCTTGTACGTATCCAACGCCAGCGTAGTTGATGCGACCAAGGCGCTGACGGCCCAGCTGACGACGATGCGGGTAATTCTCATGGTGATTATCTCTCCTTAGGTTGTGTGTTCCGGTCAATTTAGGCGACTGCGATCCCAGCAGCCAGTCGCGCGGGCAGCGTGGCATGAATTTTATTTCAAATCAATCGCTTACTGTTCCAGTTTTGCGTCCATGGTGATGGTGGCATTCAGTACGCGTGAAATCGGGCAGCCCGCCTTGGCGTTGCCGGCCGCTGTTGCGAATGACGCCGCCGTTGCGCCGGGAACTTTCGCCGTAACGTCGAGGTGCACCGCTGTGAGCGTCCAACCGGCTTCAAGTTTTTCCATGGTTACGGTAGCCGTCGTGGCGATCCGTTCCGCTTTCAGGTTCGCGCCACCCAGTTGCCCGGATAGCGCCATCGAGAAACAACCCGCATGCGCCGCGGCGATAAGTTCCTCGGGATTGGTCCCGATGCCGTTCTCGAACCGGGTGCTGAAGGAGTACTGCGCATCCTTCAATACTCCACTGTCGGTCGAGATCGTGCCCTTGCCATCCTTCAACGCGCCTTGCCACACCGCTGATGCTTTTCGTTTCATAGTATCGTCTCTCCGTAATAAAGGTGATGCTGTTTTATAAGATCGCTTTCACGACACCGCCCTCGGCCCGCACCGCCGCGCCATTGATGGCGATAGCCTCGGGAGAACAGACAAAGACGACGACATTGGCTACTTCAGCGGGATCAAGGAACCGCTTGAGCAGGGATGACGGGCGGACATTCTTGAAAAACTCCTTCTCGAAATCCGCCGGTGTCATGCGTTGCTGTTTCGCGAGTTCGGCCACAAAGGTGGTTACACCCTCCGAGGCCGTTGGGCCGGCCAGCACGCTATTGACTGTCACTCTGGTTCCCGCGCACCCTTCCGCGATGCCGCGCGCGACGGCAATCTGTGCCGTCTTGGTCATGCCGTAATGAACCATCTCCGCGGGAGTCAGGACGGCGCTCTCGCTCGAAATGAAGACGATGCGGCCCCAATCACGCTGTTTCATACCGGACAGATATGCGCGGCTCAGCCTCACACCGGACATGACATTCACTTCAAACATGCGCAACCAATCCGCGTCCGGAATCTCGGCAAAAGCCTTGGGCTCGAAGATGCCCAGATTATTCACGAGAATGTCCACCGATGGGAGGCGGCTTGCCAGACGCTCGCAACCAGCAGCCGTTCCCAAATCTTCGGCGATTCCTTCAATAATCGCGTCCGGAATCTCGCGTCGAATTGTCGCGAGCGCCGCATCGACACGCGCCTGAGTCCGCCCATTGACAAATACCCGCGCTCCTTCCCGAGCGAGTCCCAGAGCGATGGCATAACCGATACCGGCTGTTGAGCCAGACACAAGCGCTGTTTTTCCGTTGAGTTTCAGGTTCATGTTCTTTCGCTGCCGATTGGATAACTACCAGGGAATTACGTTTCTGTCCCGCA
This portion of the Verrucomicrobiia bacterium genome encodes:
- the rpsO gene encoding 30S ribosomal protein S15; translated protein: MAIAKKSEVTKQFQLHPKDTGSADVQVALLTSRINELTEHLKMHKKDHSSRRGLLKMVGQRRRLLDYLGSTDTKRYSELIKKLNLRK
- a CDS encoding tetratricopeptide repeat protein, yielding MFSIRICFMISILAVTAKAVDFQGAAAVLKEVSNKTTGSPTNTPTSERDRLLADLKSAHTASPDVAPQDAAEHWLSLVDRYFVLASKPIDPTDSEVIMQPLQFQAVVATLPSPNAWNALATAVESRPQGKGAMAVRELCLRLLVHMLTNNQKAQRDDLTAFESILTKSKDASLAQLSYQIPSFAETLDNASDDPDRLVKSFERQIDQMSREATAQALQSADSDIEAERYTPTLEVPDLVTLVGKERAEKLIRRALVAPVQLSIGVGDDTRALTQRLALEMIDQLKLAQWPLVCSLDAGPLYEALEKKFAEPKESVVATNSDSSDIAARLRQLSSHAILQNTRDESRRNAQMFYLLGLIAGGKSKDAAALLKKLDLTVTARYQSEVSLPSEAIEALDRAGHTRQLYDFLHEALTDRPELPFWDNYINLAARVGETEEMLALTRTAADRPNLTPSQRLTIRKHLANALLAADRVDEGVAELRKLLTAPPQSKGSEAAAMLQMLQSQGIASTPGISPETLSKAFAELKRGTENDAATRLAKLGRLLKRDDWVEEGLLALRQHSATSSVNSPSIYDSSRLAATLLDLNRGPDAEAVLLSALRDAVKHDEARQAARGEMMFGEFTTEASSILGELAGVYHKAGRDADVLILLNEAPWWGRKDLAGLLMMTYRHEEPLAVVAASALATTDHKADARAILDAYLDRSGGHDPAYQLLITLGDDNLIPRLDELFHRDQLEERPLIWKAELLRRAAKLEEAERTARQAIAIDPSDGDEPHGDRMRVYAILADILEARGDKAQATTYREAVKTIRLSEQADDYYEAGLLKRAVAMYEDALTHFADAYCVQSRTALRLADLGQNDAAEEHYRRAYELMPTSFGRMESHCFGCERIFEGQRAQGIAEKVFVKLVTQQPTKPQIHYLLGYLREEQGRYPEALASYRKAVALDPDYINAWKRIEELRSHVYLTHADCDAASLNILRLDPQLHHERPDLSEIVNLRALAEALVAAGKLQAPPHDSVYPLAAAKAVLEQHEKQHPQSPLQKRYQYYQDFYQRYSQEGSAPSPSAVISQTRGIQALTQMIDASVNIEATSNRE
- a CDS encoding response regulator, yielding MQTTANSNYTVLVVDDDVALGDVWRDALSGAGFNVLTSSSGPKGLDTIRHVGKVDVVLLDYNMPWLDGSQTLEHLKDQFPHVKTIGVTGVDASRIPDTFRKGVEQLLLKPIKISDLVGSIHSVLGVAVGSKTAKRGTTYWIRFGLWYALYVGCCYGILRWIYQIANETMLAH
- the typA gene encoding translational GTPase TypA, with product MNSNIRNIGIIAHVDHGKTTLVDKLLREGGVYRANQAMEERAMDSMDLEKEKGITIRAKNASVHWGGHTINIVDTPGHADFGGEVERILGMVDGVLLLVDAFDGPQAQTRFVLKKALSHGLKVIVVINKIDREHADPHKMHDKVLELLLELNATEEQFNAPFIYASARDGYAVLKIGDPITNGMTPLFETILKHIPAPTADIKAPFQMLISNLDWSDYVGRIAIGKITGGTVKVGDSIVCIHKDGKRERAAVTKVWEFSGLKSGEIVNGEAGNIVGISGFEELAIGETLCDSEEREPVPWTELDPPTIQMQFAVNDGPLAGKDGKFVTARHIRERLYKEIRTNISLIVRDTEAAYIFLVSARGEMQIAVLVEQMRREGYEVLVSRPEVILKKDSSGRTLEPFETLWAEVPAECLGDVMQNLAGRKAQITNMQHHAHGVSLECTIPTRGLIGLETDLTNLTNGRGVISHMFKSYEPFSGEITTRLTGTLVSMETGIATAWALNNIQERGRLFVGPQEEVYAGMIIGENPRAEDMPVNPTKTKHLTNMRSQGDGKGIQLEPALKMSLERAIEYIAADEYVEATPKNLRLRKKILNATQRKRSAQSQSAEALA